ATGGCGTTTTCCGTGACGGTGTCCCCCCGCTCGGTGAGCACAAAGGTCCTGTCGGCGGTGTCACTGAGCGGCGCCTGCACCTGGTAGAAACCGTTGTGAGCGCTCACGTCAAGGCCGAACTCGCGCAGGGCCTGCATGTGCGGCTCCACGGTGCGGGTGCCCAGGTCGCAACCACCGGCGTAGGGGATCCGGTAGACCTCCTGCTCGTCAAGCAACGGGCCCAGGAGCATGATGACGCTGCGGGTGCGCTTGGCCGCCTCAACATCCATCCCGAACAGGTCCAGTACTGCGGGCCGGCGGATCTGGAGGTCGCTGGTATTGAGCCACTTGCATTCCACGCCGATGCTGGTCAGCAGCTCAACAATCCGGTTCACCTCTTCAATGCGGGCCAGCCGGCGCAGCGTGGTGGTGCCACGGTTGATCAGGCTCGCACAGAGCAGGGCCACGCCGGCATTTTTGCTGGAGTTGACCTCCACGCTTCCGGAGAGTTCGCGGCCGCCGTGGACCCGCAGGTGGGTGACGGTGTTCTTGGGTGAGTTGCCCACGTTGACAATGTTGGTGCCCAGCAGGGATTCCATACGCTGGATCATCTTCAGGCTCAGGTTTTGCTTGCCTTGTTCCATGCGGGCCACGGCACTTTGGCTGGTGCCCAACTGGGCTGCGAGTTCCAGTTGCGTCCACCCGCGATCGTTCCGAGCATCACGCACTAATACACCAACAGTTTCAGCAGCCACTTGAGTCATAACAACTTTTATATCATGAGAAGCATATTTTGATGGACTTTAGTGACTAATCTAGCCGGATGGACAGTTTGGCAACTAAATTAACCGCTGGGTGCGATAAATACATCTGCGCAGTCACCCTCTAGTACCTCAACGCTACCCCGCCCACCGCCACTGCCGGGACATTCCCTTTTTTCTTAGCCAAACACCGGATTCCAGCTCCCCAGCACGACGGCGGCCCCCACCGCCACTGCGACGATCGCCACTCCCCCGGCCAGCACCCCCAGATCCCGGCCCGAGTAGCGAGATTCCCTGGCCCAAGTTCGCCGGCCGGCACCGAAGCCCTTCGCCTCCATGGTGACCGCCAGCCGGGAGGCCCGGCGGATGGCCTGAACCAGCAGCGCCATGGCCTGCCCTGCCCCGGCCTTGACGCCGCTGAAGAAGCCGGGTTCGCCACCCACGCCGCGGGCGCGCCGTGCCATACCCAGGGTTTGCCACTCTGCCACAAGCAGGCCCACTAGGCGCATCGCAGCCAGCGCGCCCAGGACAAACCTGTGCGGAAGCCGCAGCTTTTGCGCCAAGGCATCGGCCAGGTCCGTGGGGTCCGTGCTGGCCAGAACAATGATGCCCGGCAGCGCTATGGCCAATCCACGCACGGCGATGGCGGCCCCTGCCTCCACCGAGCCGCTGGTGAAGCTCACAGGCCCCAGGGCCAGCAGGAGCTCACCCGTCTTCGGGGCCAGCAGCGCCGTCCCATACCCGCCCACACCGGCCGCCAGCAAGATGGGCCAGCCCCGGCGCAGCAACATGGCCGCGCTCAACCCCGCCAGCGGCAGCAGCAGCACTTCCAAGGCCAGTGCCACCGTGGCGGAGACCCAGTCGACACTCAACAGCAAGGCGACCGTGATCACCATGCCGGCGCCAAGTTTAGCCAGCGGATTGGCACCGGCCAGCCAGGCCATGGACCGCGGCGCGGCCAGCACATCCACGCTCATCGCCGCACCGCCTTCGCTGGTGTAGGCGCTGGTGCAGACTGTGGTGCAGATGTGGGTGCAGACGCAGCTTCTGGTGCGGGATCGCCAAGTACCAGCCGGTCTCCGCCCAGAAGCTGCGTGAAGAGGGCGTCGTGCGTCACCGACAGCACGGCGGTCCCGGCATCTAGCAGCTCGGTCAGCAATGACGCCAGTTCCGCCCACGTGTTGGCGTCCTGGCCAAAGGTCGGCTCGTCCAGTATCAGGATTTGCGGGCTCGCCGCAAGCACCGTGGCCACGGACAAGCGGCGCTTCTCCCCGCCGGAGAGCGTAAACGGGTTGGCGTCGGCCAGGTGTTCCAGCCGCAGCCGGGACAGTAACTCCTGAACCTTTTCACCTCCCCGGCCCAACAACCGGGGAGCAAAGAGCAGCTCTTCACGGACACTTCCGGTCACAAACTGGTGCTCCGGTTCCTGAAAAACGGTCCCGATCCGGCTGATGAGTTCCCGTCCACGCCACGTCAACGGCGAGCTTCCCGCCCCACGCGCCAGGGCTTCCGTCGCCACCAAACTGCCGCTTGCAGGGGGCAGCAACCCGGCCAGGGTCAGTGCCAGCGTGGATTTTCCCACCCCGTTGGGGCCCGTCACGCTCAGCGCCCGCCCCGCGTAGAGGCGCACGGAGGGAACGACGGCGGCTGGCACGGCCGGGTGCCGGCGCCGGTTTTTGCTTCGGGAGACGCCGAGATCCGCAGCTTCCAGCAACAGCTGCGAGCCGGCGTCGTGGTGGTGCCCTCCAGACCCGGACCCGGTGCGCTGGCGAACGGCCGGCACATGCCCCGGAACCCACACGCCTGCGTCGGCAAGCAGGCGGGCGCCCTGGGCCAGCACGGTGGCCGGCGGACCGTCGAACAGCACGCCTCCGGGCTCCCCCGCGGCACTGGGAGCCAGCACCACGATCCTGTCCACCACATCCAGCCACACCGGTACCCTGTGCTCCACCACCACCAGGGTGGCACCGGTTTCGGCAAGGCTGCGGCAGACGGCGTCGCGCACATCCACCACTCCTGCGGGGTCCAGGTTGGCGGTGGGCTCATCCAACAGCAGCAGGCCCGGGCGCATGGCCAGCATACCCGCCAGGCCCAAGCGTTGCTTTTGTCCGCCCGAAAGCGCCGATGTGGGGTGATCCAGCGGCAGCGCCAAGCCCACTGCCTCCAGCGCGGCAGGGACCCGGCGCCAGATTTCCTCCCGAGGCACGGACAGGTTCTCCGCACCGAAGGCCACGTCGTCGCCTACGCGGGACAGCACCACCTGCGCATCCGGATCCTGTTGCATGAGCCCGGTCCGACCGCGGGCCTGCGCCACCGGCGCCCCATCAATGAGCAGGGTGCCAAACTCGTCGGCGTCCTCATCGACGCCCAAGACGCCGGCAAGGGCGTGCAGAAGCGTGGACTTTCCGGCTCCGGAGGGACCCAGCAACAGCACTCGTTCCCCGGGTGCTATCTCCAGGTCAAGGTCATGGATTGCCTTGGCGGCGCGCCCCGAATGCTGCCACCCCCACCCCTTGGCGCTGATCCGCGCCGGGGCAACGCCGCGCCCTTGCGCACCGGATCCTTGCGCAGTCACGGCCTACACCACCGATTCGGCGGCGGCCCCGCGCGAGGGTAGATTGGCCAGCGCACCGGTGCGTGCCAGTCCGCGCACGGCCAGCCAGGACAAAAGGCCGGCGATGACGGCACCTGAGACGGCGGCCAGCACCACATACAAGGCCTTCCACTCGAACGCCCAGGCCACGTTGGAGATCAGGCTGTCGTTGAGCCCGAGCGCCACCCCTGATAGCGCGCCCGCAAGCAGGGCCACCGGCAGCGTGAATTTGCGGTACCGGAACAGGGCAAAGATGGCTTCCGCGCCCAGGCCCTGAACCAGTCCCGACAGCAGGACGGTGAAGCCAAAGTGGGTGCCCAGCAGGCCCTCCACGGTGGCCGCCACCAGCTCGCAGTACAGTGCGGCACCCGGTTTGCGGATCACTAAGGCACCCAGCACGCCGGCTATGAGCCAGCCGCCGCCGTAGAGTGCCACAAGGGGCGGAAACGCGACGGTCAAGGCGCTGATCAGGCCGTAGCCGGCGGACCACAGCCAAAAGATGACACCCACGGCCACGGCCAAAACCGATGCCACCACAATGTCCACCACGCGCCACGTACTCTTGGCAGCTGCCTTGGGGTTTGCGGGATTGCCCGCTGCTGACTTGCTCATAAAGATTCCTCCTTTTCAGGAGGGGCAGCTGCTACGGTATTTCCGCGCAACCGAAGAGAACTCGACTCCCTTCGCCGGTACTAACCGGAGCAGGTTCGAGGGTCTGCGGCGAACCGCACTCTCAGCGCCAGTACCCATTAGCGGGTAGACGCTCCCCTGTCGTGTTGAATTGCTCATATCAGCTTACGCGCATGGCGGCGCGGGCGCCCCTTTACGACGCCGTTATGACGGCGAGCCGCGGGCGCACACTAAACTAGCTTCAACAACGCAGTGCGGGGCGGATTAGTCCCACCCACGGTTCAAGGAGACATATATGAATATCGTATTCAAACTGCTGAGCACCGGCATCAGCCTGGGCGCAGGATTTGCGGCCAGCAAGATCGTAGATACCGTTTGGGAGAAAAGCACCGGGAACAAGCCGCCCAAGGACGGCGGTGACCTGGAGAACAGCCTCCGCTCGGCCCTGACGTTTGCACTGGTGTCCTCTGCTGTGGCGGCCATCATCCAGGTCATTGCCGGGCGCACCACACAAAAGGCCATCGCCCGCTTCAACAGCCACCCCGAAGAGGTCTAGTCCGGTTCCCTAATTGCCGGGTTGGGTGTCCTCGCGAACGGCCTCAACCACCTCGTTGAGCTCGTCGGCGCTGAGCAGTTCGGGGCGCCGGTGCTTGGTCCGGTACCCGGCACGGCCCACCATATGGGCCGACACAGGAACCGTGAGCAGCTGAAACAGCCACGCCACCAGCAAGATCGGAACCAGCGACCACGCCCGGATCTGCAGGCCCACGGCCGCCAGCATCAAGAACAAACCCAGCACCTGCGGCTTGGTGGCGGCGTGCATCCGGCTCATCAGGTCAGGGAACCGCATCAGGCCAATGGCCGCGGCCAGGCTCATCAGGGCCCCGCCCAGCAGGCAAATCGCCGTCAGCACATTGATCAGGCCATCAACGCTCATGCGTCCTCCTTCTTATGGGCCACAAACCTGGCCACGGTGACCGAGCCGATGAAGCCGATCACGCTAAGAACCACCAGCAGTGCAAGGTTGTCGGCGTGCCGGTTCAGTGCCATCTCCGTGGCCAGTGAGGCGCCAAAAATTGCCAGCAGCACATCTGCGGCAATCACACGGTCCAGCAGGGAAGGCCCCGCCGCAATCCGGTAAATGGTCCCGGCTGCCGCCAGTGAAAGTACGACGGCGACCATCACCACTACAATTTGCAGGCCTGTCATGGCGCCTCCCTAGGTGACGGCGGGGCCGTCTCTGCTTTGAGTGCCGCCAGTTCTTCACGGCTTCCCATGACACGAATGAGCCTGGCCTCGATCTCCTGGATTTCGGCACGAGCCTTCGTCACGCCCTCGGGCGTGGAGACGTTGAGTGCATGCACGTACAAGGTGGAGGTGCCGCGATCGACCTCCACCACCAAGGACCCTGGAATCAAGGACAGCACGTGGCCGGTGGCTGTCATCAAAAAATCCGATTTGCTGCGCAGGGGTACGGCGATAACAGCATTGCGGATGGCTGGCCCGCGCACCACGGCCAAGTAGAGCACCTGCACACTGGCCACCGTCACCTCACCAAGGAAGCGCAGCGTAAAGACGAGCGCCCGGAACACGTTGAAGCGGCCCGTCAGTTCAACGGGCGGCAGATAAAACGCTTTGGACACCCCAAAAGCGATCAAGGCACCAAAGACCAGGTTACCCAGGCTGAAATCCTGCCAGAGCGCACCCCACACAAAGACCATCCAGATGAGCAGGGGCACCTTTTGCCACACGCCCCGCTTTCCCTCTTTCACCTTGGTACTCATGGTGCGCCCACCCCACTGCCCAAAACAGCCTCAATATACGGGGTGCGGGCCAACATGCCCTCGGCGGCTTGTTGACTGAACTCGAACAAGGGGCCGGCAAAAACGCTCATGGCAAGCCCCAGCGCCACCAACCCCATGGTGGAATACACCATCATCTTGGGCAGGATGGGTATCTCGTTCTCGCCGGCAAACCGTCCCTCCGTGGCGTTAACGTGCTTGCTGGTCCGCAACGCGCTCATGCTGCGCCCCCCGGCAGCAACCGGCGCGGAGGCAAGCAGCACGGGGTCTGGATTCTCGGCGTCGGCGGTGCTGCGCCAAAACACCCGGTTCCAGACGCGTGCCATAACCAGCAGGGTCAGCAAGCTGGCCACCACCCCGCCCACCACCAGCGCATAGGCTAGCGGTGAGCCGTTGGCGACACCGGCCTGCAGCAACCCCAGCTTGCCCAGGAACCCGGAGAATGGCGGGATGCCGGCCAGGTTCATGGCGGGGATGAAATACAGCACGGCCAGGATAGGTGAGAGTTTGGCCAGGCCGCCCAGCCGCGTGATGGCCGAGGTCCCGCCGCGGCGTTCAATGAGGCCGGTCACCATGAACAAGCTGGTTTGGATGGTGATGTGGTGGATGACGTAGAAAATGGTGGCGGCCAGCCCCAGCACGGAGGACAGGGCGACGCCGAAGATCATGTACCCGATGTGGCTCACCAGGGTGAAGGAGAGCATTCGTTTAATGTCCGTCTGGGCCAAGGCGCCCAGGATGCCCACAAGCATGGTCAGCAACGCCACCCAGAGCAGTACGTCGTTAAAATCATCGGTGGGGAACAACAGGGTTTCGGTGCGGATGATCGCATACACGCCCACCTTGGTGAGCAGGCCGGCAAACACCGCGGTCACCGGGGCCGGGGCTGTCGGGTAGGAGTCGGGCAGCCAGAAGGACAGCGGGAACACGGCCGCCTTGATCCCAAACGCCACCAGCAACAACACGTGCAGCAGCTGCTGGGTGCCCGGATCCAGCGCGCCAAGCTTGATGGCCAGGTCTGCCAGGTTCACGGTGCCGGTGGCCCCGTAGATCATGGCGATCGCTATCAGGAACAACAGCGAGGACACCACACTGACCACCACGTAGGTGATGCCCGCACGGATGCGTGAGCCGGTGCCGCCCAGCGTCATCAACACGTAGCTGGCCGTCAGTAGAATCTCAAAACCCACATAAAGGTTAAAGAGATCCCCTGCCAGGAAGGCGTTGGAAACCCCTGCCACCAGGATCAGGTAGGTGGGGTGGAAGACGGAGACGGGCCCGCTTTCTTCTCCGTCCGCGGCACCCTGGCCGGAGGCGTAGGCCAGCACTGCCAGACTGACGGCGGAGGAGACCACCAACAGCAGCGAGGAGAACTGGTCCGCCACCATGACAATGCCAAAGGGTGGAGCCCAGCCGCCCAATTGCACGGCAACGGGCCCGGAATTCCACACCACCGCCAGAACCCACACCTCCAGGGTCAGGGTGAGGGAAAGCGTTCCCAGGCTGACCCTGCGCTGGGCGCGGGGATGGCGAATAAGTACAAAGGCGATGGCCGCCCCGAGGAAGGGAAGCGCCACGGCAAGCGGAGCGAAGGAGGCGACATTCATGAGCGGTCCTCCGGCGCCTGCGGCTCGGCATTCGGCTGGGCATTCGGCTGGGCATTCGGCTTCGCATTATGCCTGGCCCGCGAATGGGCGTTGTGCGCGGTGGCGGATTTCTTCAAGGTGACTCCTGGGATCATCTCTCGGCTCTCAAGGGGGTGATCGTTCTCATGGAAGTCGGAAATTTCGATGGCGATCTCGGAGTCCTCCTCAACGTCAAAGAGGTCTTGACTAGCCACCCGCAGATCCTCCCGGTCATCCTGGATGACATCTGCGTGGCTGAGCAGCCACGAGCGGTAGATCAGGCTGAGCATGAATGCCGTAACAGCAAAGGAAATGACAATGGAGGTGAGGATGAACGCCTGTGGCAGCGGGTCGTTATATTCCGTTGCCGGAATATCTTTGTTGAAGATCGGTGCCAGCCCGGCGTAGCCGCCGGTTGTCAGCAACAAGATGTTGGTGGCGTTGGCCAGCAACATCAATCCCAGCAGCACTCGGGTCAGGCTGCGTTCAAGCAACAGGTAGATGCCAATGGCGTAGAGGACACCCATCACCAGGAGCAGGGTCATGTTGATGCTCATCGTCCCGCCTCCAAAGGCTCGTCGTCTTCGATCAAGGTGATGCCACCGAGACCGTCTTCTTCATGCTGGTCAATTTCGGAGCCCAGGCTGCGCAGCACATCAACCACCAAGCCCACCACCACCAGGTACACGCCAATATCGAACATGGTGGAGGTGACAAACTTGATGTGCCCAAAAACCGGAAGGTCGAAGGAGAGGATGGCACTTTGGAAGATCTCCGCGCCAAAGAACAATGGCGTGATGCCCGTCAGCGCGGCCGCCGCCAAACCCACACCCAGCAAGGTTCCAGCTGAAATCCTGGTGGCCTCCGCCAGTTCAAAACGGCCGCCAGCCAGGTACCTGATGGTCAGCGCCAGGCCGGCCACCAGGCCGCCGGCAAAGCCTCCACCGGTGCCGTTGTGCCCAGCGAGCAAGAGGTAGATGGAGAGCACGATGATGCTGTGGAACACGAGGCGGGTGACCACCTCAATGATGATGGAGCGCCGTTCCGGGGCCAAGGTGCGCCCGGCCACCAGCCAGGGGTTGCCGGCGGTGGCCGTGAAGCGCTTGGCGAGTTCCGCCGTCGTACTCGGGGACTTCCCCCCGTCCGCCACGCGTCCAATGCTTCCCGTGGCCACTGTTGCGGCGCGGGCAAGCCGCTGGCCGCGCCCACGAACAAAGATCAAACTGGCCACACCCGTCGCGGCAATGGCCAGGACCGAGATCTCACCAAAGGTATCCCAGGCGCGGATGTCCACAAGCGTGACGTTGACAACGTTCAGGCCGCCGCCACCTTCATAGGCCATCTTGGGCAGTTCCAGGCTGATGGGCGTGGCAATCCGCGAGCCCATGGCCACCACGCCCACCACCACCATGACGGCCCCAAACGTGACACCCAAGACGATGCGCAAGAGCTTGTGATTCCCGGCAGTGCGTTCCTGCAGTCCCGGGGGCAGCGAACGCATGGCCAGCACAAACGCCACCAGAATGATGGTTTCCACCAACATCTGCGTCAACGCCAGATCAGGCGCGCCTTGCAAGGCAAAGATCAGCGCCACGCCATAACCGGTGACCGAGACCATCAACACGGCCATGAAACGCTTGTTGGCCCTGGTCGCGGCCACCGCACCCACCGCGATGGCAATTCCTGCAACAACCTGGAACGGGGAACCAGAGTCAAAGAAGTAAACCTTCTTGCTCCAGCTCTGCTCGGTGATGACCAGCACAGCCCCAATGCTGGCCAGTGCGGTGCCCATGATGACCACCAGATAGAAGAACAGCGAGCCGCGCTGTGTGCGGCCGGTAACCCAGATGGCCACCCGGTCCAGCACCACGATTGACTGCCGGTAGCCGCGTTCAAAGTCGATCACGGGCGGCAGCTTGGCTTGCAACCGTTCGACCCGCTGCCGCACCGCGAACAAACCCAGTCCGCCGGCCACCACCACCACACTCAACGCCAATGGCAGTGTGAAACCGTGCCAAAGCGAGAGATGCAAGCTCGCTGGATCATCGGCGCGGAACTGGGCGCTGTAGGGGGCAATCCAGCCTTCCACCAGGTGGGGGTAGAGCCCGTAGGTAACTGTGAGCAGGCTCAGTAGGGCCGGTGCGCCCAGGAACAAGGCACCCACCGGCTTGAACGCGGTGGCCATGCCCTTTGGCTTTTTCGCAAAGCCACCCCACATGAACCGCGCACTGTAGGCGAAGGTCAGGATGGAACCCACCACCATGCTGGCCAGCACCAGGAC
This region of Arthrobacter alpinus genomic DNA includes:
- a CDS encoding energy-coupling factor transporter transmembrane component T family protein; protein product: MSVDVLAAPRSMAWLAGANPLAKLGAGMVITVALLLSVDWVSATVALALEVLLLPLAGLSAAMLLRRGWPILLAAGVGGYGTALLAPKTGELLLALGPVSFTSGSVEAGAAIAVRGLAIALPGIIVLASTDPTDLADALAQKLRLPHRFVLGALAAMRLVGLLVAEWQTLGMARRARGVGGEPGFFSGVKAGAGQAMALLVQAIRRASRLAVTMEAKGFGAGRRTWARESRYSGRDLGVLAGGVAIVAVAVGAAVVLGSWNPVFG
- a CDS encoding ABC transporter ATP-binding protein, encoding MTAQGSGAQGRGVAPARISAKGWGWQHSGRAAKAIHDLDLEIAPGERVLLLGPSGAGKSTLLHALAGVLGVDEDADEFGTLLIDGAPVAQARGRTGLMQQDPDAQVVLSRVGDDVAFGAENLSVPREEIWRRVPAALEAVGLALPLDHPTSALSGGQKQRLGLAGMLAMRPGLLLLDEPTANLDPAGVVDVRDAVCRSLAETGATLVVVEHRVPVWLDVVDRIVVLAPSAAGEPGGVLFDGPPATVLAQGARLLADAGVWVPGHVPAVRQRTGSGSGGHHHDAGSQLLLEAADLGVSRSKNRRRHPAVPAAVVPSVRLYAGRALSVTGPNGVGKSTLALTLAGLLPPASGSLVATEALARGAGSSPLTWRGRELISRIGTVFQEPEHQFVTGSVREELLFAPRLLGRGGEKVQELLSRLRLEHLADANPFTLSGGEKRRLSVATVLAASPQILILDEPTFGQDANTWAELASLLTELLDAGTAVLSVTHDALFTQLLGGDRLVLGDPAPEAASAPTSAPQSAPAPTPAKAVRR
- a CDS encoding ECF transporter S component — encoded protein: MSKSAAGNPANPKAAAKSTWRVVDIVVASVLAVAVGVIFWLWSAGYGLISALTVAFPPLVALYGGGWLIAGVLGALVIRKPGAALYCELVAATVEGLLGTHFGFTVLLSGLVQGLGAEAIFALFRYRKFTLPVALLAGALSGVALGLNDSLISNVAWAFEWKALYVVLAAVSGAVIAGLLSWLAVRGLARTGALANLPSRGAAAESVV
- a CDS encoding DUF4235 domain-containing protein, whose protein sequence is MNIVFKLLSTGISLGAGFAASKIVDTVWEKSTGNKPPKDGGDLENSLRSALTFALVSSAVAAIIQVIAGRTTQKAIARFNSHPEEV
- the mnhG gene encoding monovalent cation/H(+) antiporter subunit G, producing MSVDGLINVLTAICLLGGALMSLAAAIGLMRFPDLMSRMHAATKPQVLGLFLMLAAVGLQIRAWSLVPILLVAWLFQLLTVPVSAHMVGRAGYRTKHRRPELLSADELNEVVEAVREDTQPGN
- a CDS encoding monovalent cation/H+ antiporter complex subunit F, producing MTGLQIVVVMVAVVLSLAAAGTIYRIAAGPSLLDRVIAADVLLAIFGASLATEMALNRHADNLALLVVLSVIGFIGSVTVARFVAHKKEDA
- a CDS encoding Na+/H+ antiporter subunit E — translated: MSTKVKEGKRGVWQKVPLLIWMVFVWGALWQDFSLGNLVFGALIAFGVSKAFYLPPVELTGRFNVFRALVFTLRFLGEVTVASVQVLYLAVVRGPAIRNAVIAVPLRSKSDFLMTATGHVLSLIPGSLVVEVDRGTSTLYVHALNVSTPEGVTKARAEIQEIEARLIRVMGSREELAALKAETAPPSPREAP
- a CDS encoding Na+/H+ antiporter subunit D, producing MNVASFAPLAVALPFLGAAIAFVLIRHPRAQRRVSLGTLSLTLTLEVWVLAVVWNSGPVAVQLGGWAPPFGIVMVADQFSSLLLVVSSAVSLAVLAYASGQGAADGEESGPVSVFHPTYLILVAGVSNAFLAGDLFNLYVGFEILLTASYVLMTLGGTGSRIRAGITYVVVSVVSSLLFLIAIAMIYGATGTVNLADLAIKLGALDPGTQQLLHVLLLVAFGIKAAVFPLSFWLPDSYPTAPAPVTAVFAGLLTKVGVYAIIRTETLLFPTDDFNDVLLWVALLTMLVGILGALAQTDIKRMLSFTLVSHIGYMIFGVALSSVLGLAATIFYVIHHITIQTSLFMVTGLIERRGGTSAITRLGGLAKLSPILAVLYFIPAMNLAGIPPFSGFLGKLGLLQAGVANGSPLAYALVVGGVVASLLTLLVMARVWNRVFWRSTADAENPDPVLLASAPVAAGGRSMSALRTSKHVNATEGRFAGENEIPILPKMMVYSTMGLVALGLAMSVFAGPLFEFSQQAAEGMLARTPYIEAVLGSGVGAP
- a CDS encoding Na(+)/H(+) antiporter subunit C, which translates into the protein MSINMTLLLVMGVLYAIGIYLLLERSLTRVLLGLMLLANATNILLLTTGGYAGLAPIFNKDIPATEYNDPLPQAFILTSIVISFAVTAFMLSLIYRSWLLSHADVIQDDREDLRVASQDLFDVEEDSEIAIEISDFHENDHPLESREMIPGVTLKKSATAHNAHSRARHNAKPNAQPNAQPNAEPQAPEDRS
- a CDS encoding Na+/H+ antiporter subunit A; protein product: MLIVLCAHFLVAILAPILFARVGRAAFYVLAAVPAASFIWLLSQYEAVYSPTAISPSVNIPWISVLEVNLTFRMDQLSWMMSLLVLGVGALVLAYCARYFKTDDAGLGGFGAQLVAFAGVMFGLVTADNLILLFVFWELTTVLSYLLIGYARTRIAARRAALQALMVTTFGGLAMLVGLIMVGEAAGTYSISGLLAKAPELVAATGAPGTALDIGIALILVGAVTKSALVPFHFWLPGAMAAPTPVSAYLHAAAMVKAGIYLIARLAPGFSGTEYWQLIITVLGLATMLVGGWRALRQHDLKLILAYGTVSQLGFLTVVVGLGSKEAAMAGMAMVLAHGLFKAALFLVVGIIDHQSGTRDIRELSGVFRSAPKLGVVALICAASMAGLPPLAGFVAKEAVFAAFAANARYGPAGTTIGVLVLASMVVGSILTFAYSARFMWGGFAKKPKGMATAFKPVGALFLGAPALLSLLTVTYGLYPHLVEGWIAPYSAQFRADDPASLHLSLWHGFTLPLALSVVVVAGGLGLFAVRQRVERLQAKLPPVIDFERGYRQSIVVLDRVAIWVTGRTQRGSLFFYLVVIMGTALASIGAVLVITEQSWSKKVYFFDSGSPFQVVAGIAIAVGAVAATRANKRFMAVLMVSVTGYGVALIFALQGAPDLALTQMLVETIILVAFVLAMRSLPPGLQERTAGNHKLLRIVLGVTFGAVMVVVGVVAMGSRIATPISLELPKMAYEGGGGLNVVNVTLVDIRAWDTFGEISVLAIAATGVASLIFVRGRGQRLARAATVATGSIGRVADGGKSPSTTAELAKRFTATAGNPWLVAGRTLAPERRSIIIEVVTRLVFHSIIVLSIYLLLAGHNGTGGGFAGGLVAGLALTIRYLAGGRFELAEATRISAGTLLGVGLAAAALTGITPLFFGAEIFQSAILSFDLPVFGHIKFVTSTMFDIGVYLVVVGLVVDVLRSLGSEIDQHEEDGLGGITLIEDDEPLEAGR